A segment of the Sulfurovum indicum genome:
CAGTACTTGCCAATACGGATGGTTATGTCATCGGAGAGCTTGTTTCCGGAGACAGAGGTGTTGAACTGATTTAACTTTTTTAATTTCTCTCCAATATGAATGGCGGCACAACTTCGCCGTCACTTATGTTCATCTATTACAACTTTTTATTGTCTTGGATATGCTTCTTTGGAACCATCTATTTTCAGTGCAAGGTTTTAGACCCTGCATATGTGCTAAAATGTGTGTATGAGAAGGAGTGTATTCAGTAAGTCAGATACAATCCCATAGGGTAAGGATTACAAACAACGGTAGTATATACGTATGATGTAATCGTGTAAATGGTGGTGAATATCCGGTGCATTATAGCAGTCCATTCAATAAATATTTTGGAAAAATAATCCTTGAAAGAAAAAAGAGTCATTTTATGTTCTGTGGTATTATCAGAGTGTTAACACACTCTATGTTAGTATATGTATATTGAATAAATATTGTTTACTGCAATGAATCTATGAAAAAGGTAGATATTTTATGAAACTGCTTTTGCTTGAAGATGATCAGATACTGGGTGAAACGCTTCAGCACTTTCTTGTACGCGAAGGATATGAGGTTGATCTTGCTTTAAGTGAGGAGGAAGCGGAAGAACTGACGTTTCATATAAAGTATGACCTTTATCTTTTTGATATCAACCTCCCTTCCGGTAACGGTTTGGACTTTTTAAAGTCCCTACGCCATGCACAAGATGAGACTCCTACGATATTTATTACAGCGCTGACTGACATGGATTCTATGGCACAAGGCTTTGAACTTGATGCGATGGACTATATTAAAAAACCTTTTGAACCAGAGGAGCTTTTGATCCGGCTTAAAGCGAAGTTCCGGGATGATGTGCTCTACTATGATAAGATACAATATGATCCCAAAAACAATATTCTGCGTAAAGAGGGTGAAATTGTGCATATAGGAAATGTACCTTGCTGTATTTTCAGCAAACTTCTGATGCGTAGAGGAAATGTGGTAACACAGGATGTACTCCTTGAGTGTCTTGAACAGCCTTCGGGAAATGCACTGAGGGTAGCAATTGCGAAGATCAAACAGAAACTGGGTATAGAGA
Coding sequences within it:
- a CDS encoding response regulator transcription factor; translated protein: MKLLLLEDDQILGETLQHFLVREGYEVDLALSEEEAEELTFHIKYDLYLFDINLPSGNGLDFLKSLRHAQDETPTIFITALTDMDSMAQGFELDAMDYIKKPFEPEELLIRLKAKFRDDVLYYDKIQYDPKNNILRKEGEIVHIGNVPCCIFSKLLMRRGNVVTQDVLLECLEQPSGNALRVAIAKIKQKLGIEIINIRGEGYMLEAL